The following nucleotide sequence is from Pseudomonadota bacterium.
TGCGATCACGGCCCTCACCCCTGCCCCTCTCCCGTTGGGAGAGGGAATGAGGAGACCGACGTGCGATCACGGCCCTCACCCCTGCCCCTCTCCCGTTGGGAGAGGGAATGAGGAGACCGACGTGCGATCACGGCCCTCACCCCTGCCCCTCTCCCGTTGGGAGAGGGAATGAGGAGACCGACGTGCGATCACGGCCCTCACCCCTGCCCCTCTCCCGTTGGGAGAGGGAATGAGGAGACCGACGTGCGACGGTCAGTCGGGGGAGGGCGGGACGCGGCGGGCGAAGAAGTCGAGGACGAGCCGCGCGATCTTCTCGCCCCGGCTGTAGATCATGGAGTGCATGCCCCCCTCCTCCTCGACGTACTCGGCGTCTTGGAAGACCGACGCCGTGAGGCGCGCCCACTCGACCGGCATGACCTCGTCCTCGGTGCCGTGCACCACGAGCGTCGGGCACGCGATCTCGCGGGTCGCCTGCCGCGCGGCGCCCTGGTTCAGGGTCATGCCGAAGATCTGGCGGTAGTAGCTGTACGGGCGCACCCAGAAGATCGCGCGCTGCGGCAGCCCGGGCGCCTCCTCGTAGTCCGCCCGCTCCACGCCGTGCTCGACGAGGCCGCGCAGCCTGTCGGGGTCGAGCCGGAGCGCCATCCGCGACCTGCGCTCGCGCCGCGAGACCTCGTCCTCGTCGATGCCGAACATCACCGTGGAGAACAGCGCGAGCGCCTCGACCTCGATCCCCTTCTTCCGCGACGCGAGCTCGATCGCCGCGTACGTGCCCATGGAGACGCCGGCGAGGTGGACCTTCGAGACGCCCAGCGCGTCGAGGAAGTCGGCCGCGATCTCGCCGTAGTCGCCCACGTGCCCGGTGTACGCCGCGCCGCCGTCCGGCCAGTCCAGCGCGATCACCTCGAACCGCTCCGCGAAGGCGGCCGTGTTCAGGTAGATGCGCGCGTCATAGAAGCCGCCGGGCAGGAGCAGGAGCAAAGGCGCGCCGGGCGCCGGGCCGTCGAGGTGCAGGTACCGGTACTCGGCGGTGCCGCGCTGCGATGGCACCGTGCGCTCGGTCCACGGCGCGACCGGGACGTCGGGCCGGACCGTGCGGGTCGGCGCCTTCGGCACGCACGCGGCGGCGAGCACGAGGGCGGCCGCCCACGGGAGAGCGCGTCGGATCTTCAGGCTCATCTGCACGGACCTCCTTCCCCGAGGGCCCCGCTCTTTGGTAAGACCTCGGTGAGGAGGGTGCAACATGAGCGGTTCCAAATTCCGGAAGGTCATCGTCATCGCGCTCGCGACGTCGTGCCTCGCCGCGTGCGGCGGCGCGTCTTCGAAGGCCGCTGCCGCGGGCGACGGATCGGGAGCGGCGGGAGACGACGGCGCGCCGGCAGGCGACGCGGACGACGCGGTGCAGGTCGAGGGGCTGCTCGGCGACATCCCGCAGGACGACGTGCAGCGCATCCTCGCGCGGAAGAACGACGCCGTCGCGGAGTGCTACCAGCGCGCGCTCGACGTCCTCGAGCAGATCGAGGGAAGGGTGGAGCTCGTGCTCGACGTCGGGGCCGACGGGTCGGTCGCGGCCGCGCACCTGCGGAACGGGTCGCTCGGATCGGCGGACGCGGAGGCGTGCATCGTCGCGCTCGCGAAGCGGCTCGCCTTCCCGAAGCCGCGCGGGGGCTCCCACGCCTCCATCGTGTACCCGCTGACGCTCGAGGAGCCGTACGACCACCCGGCGCCGGTCGACTGGAGCGGCCCCGAGTCGAAGGCCGTCGTGGAGGCGAACGCCGCGGACGTGGAGCGCTGCCTCGCCGGCGCGACCGGGGTGCAGCTCACGGTGTACGTCCGGAGCGGCGGCGCCGTCGTCTCGGCGGGCGCGACCGCGGACGAGGTCGAGGCGGCCGACGAGGCCGCGTGTCTCGCCGAGGCGGCCGGGAGGTGGACGTTCCCGGATCCGGGCGCCAAGACCGCGAAGGCGATCATCGCGTTCTGATCAGAGATCGGTGAGCAGCTCGGGCGCGAACGCGTCGTCGATCATGATCCGGCGGTCGCCTACCCACAGGCTCTTCTGCGCGCCGAAGACCGGGATCGACGTCGCCGAGGTGAAGCCGCCGATCGCGGGGTTGGCGCCGATCGTGATCGAGGCGCCCGGCCGATAGCCCTCGAAGAGCGAGCTGCGGTGGTCCTGCGTGAGGCCGAGGTTCGCGCCGATGACGACCTCCGAGATCTTCGCGGAGTTCTCCGAGCTGCGCAGGAACAGCCGCAGATCCCGCTCGAGCTTCCGGTTGCCGCACGTGATCTGCCGCACGCGCCCGCCCTCGAGCTCGAAGGAGACCGGGCTCTCGGCGACGTCGTACGTGTGCTGGAACCAGTCGCCGAGGTTGCGATCCGCGACGAACACGCCCTCGGCGTCGGTGGGGATGACGATGATCTGCCCGGACGGCAGGTTCTGCCACCTGTCGCGCGTGATGAGCCCGTCGAGGACGTGGAGCGCGGGCGGCGTCGCGCACCGGCACAGGAGCTCCGCGCCGCCGGGCGAGGTCATGCGGAGCTCGGACGCGCCCTGCAGGGCGTCGACGATGCGCGCGACGAACTTCGCGACCTGGCGGTAGTCCGTGGCGAGCCCGTCGACGAACACCGGCTCGGTGATGGACGGCATGTGGGCGTGGCGCAGCTTCTTCTCGATGACGATGTCGAGCACGGCCTTCCGGAGCGCGAGCTCGCCCGGCATCGCCGTGAGCGCGAGCGCGGAGCAGGTCGCCTGCGCTATCGTGCGCGCGACGACCGCCGGGAGCACGGTGAGCGGCCGGCCGCCGTATGCGTCGACGTCGCACGCGTCGCACCGCGCGCCGACCTCCGCGAACGCCGCGCGCAGCGCCGCGGCGATGGCGCGCGTCGAGGCGTCGTAGACGACGACCGCGCGATCCGCGGCGGTCGCCGCGAGGCACACGGTCACCGCGTTGCGCGCCGCCTTCGCGAGCGCGGGCGGAACCGGCGTCTCGGCCAGATCGGTCGACACCTCTGGTAGTTCGCGTGGCATCTCTGCACGAACCCATCGTTCGGGATACGGTGCATGTATAGACCCGCCGCAGGATCGCGTCAACACGGGGCACCGGGCCTCTCCTCGGCGCGCCCGAGCCGCGCCAGCATGCAGGCGAGGCAGAGCGGCGTGCCGTCGACCCGGCCGAACTCGAGATCCGAGCACTCGGCGCAGAAGACGATCTTCGGCACCGGTCTCTTCGGCGCGCTCAACGCGCAGCCGAGGCGCAGCATCATGTTCTCGTTCATCTTCGACTCCTCGTTCTCCGAATCCGATGACAACGGCCACGGCCGCGAAGCGGAGGAGCGCGTCGCGCTCCCTCGCGTGCGGCCGGTCTTTTTCCGCGTCAGGACGGGAGGCGAGGGGGGCCGCGGAGCGGGTGCCCCGCGAGGCGCTTGGACGCCGCGAGCGCGGCGGCGACGAATGCGGACTCGCGCGCGGCGGGTCCCGCCACCGCGGGATCGTCGTGAAGCGGGTTGCCTACCGCGGGCGGGCCTCCGGAGGACGGGGCGTTTCCTTGCAGCGCCTGTCCGCGGCGCGAGGCGACGGACGGCGTGGGGAGCCCACCCGTCGGGTCCGGGCTGGACGACGCCTCCGCCTCCTCGGCGAGCGCGGCGCAGCGCGGCGCCTGCTCCAGGGCGGCGGCCTGCAGGACGACGGCGGACAGGCCGCACACCACGGCGCTCGAGAGGCGGAGCTCGAAGATCGAGCCAACGGCGGCGCGCTGAGCGCTCTGGCGTTTCGGCATCTGCGACATCGTTCCCACAACGGCCCGAGCGCGCGGTCTATTCCGCCGGGCGAGGAGATCGCAGGGGGTCACCCCGCTGCGCGCCCTTTACCTCGGTGCGACCGGATGGTAGGTTTTCCGTCGCCATTTCGGCGCAAGAGGAGAGGAAGAACATGCGTTTCATTTCGACGATCGTGGTCGTTGTCGCGGCGATGGCGGCGCTGGGCTTCGCGGCGTGCAAGTCCGAGGAGCCCGTGAACCCGTACGCGCAGGGCTATCCGCAGGGCTACCCGCAGGGGTACCCGCAGGCGTACCCGCAGGTGCCGGTCGCCCAGCAGCCCGTCGCGCAGCCCGCGGCGCAGCAGCCGGCGAACCCGATGGCGGGCCTCGCGGCGCTCGGCCAGGCGATGGGCGGGATGGCCGGACAGCCGGCCGGGCAGCCGGGGCAGGTCGCCGCGCCGAACGCGCTCGTGCCGTGGCAGTCGCTCGGCCAGGCGCTGCCCACGTCGGCGGGCTGGGCGATGCAGGGACAGGTCGAGGGGGAGAGCGTCAACGTCATGGGCATCGCCGCCTCCACGGCGAAGTGCCACCTCACGCAGGGCGCGATGACGGCCGACGTCGAGATCATCGACAACGCCATGGCCGCCGGCATGGCCGGCATGGGCTTCGCGATGCTCGGGAACATGGCCACGGACACCAACGAGGGCCGCTCGAGCCGGGTGAACTTCGGCACCTACCCGGGCATGCAGAACTTCCAGAAGGCGAGCAACAGCGCGGACGTGACGGTCGTCGTGGGCAACCGGATCCTCGTCACCGTGAAGGTCTCCAACGCCGGGAGCGAGGCGCCGGCGCTGCAGCTCGCGCAGGCCATCAACTTCGCGCACCTCGCGTCGCTCATCGGCGGGTGACGCCGACCATGGACCCCCGCGAGTTCAGGAAGCGCCTCGACGAGCTCGTGCGCGCCTTCGAAGCCGACCCCGCGAACGTCAAGGGTCACGGCCTCAAGGACTGCCAGAGGTGCTCGAGCTGCGTGTTCTGCGAGGGGTGCGTGCGGTGCCACAAGTGCTCCTACTGCAAGGGGTGCGAGGGCTCGACGAACCTGACCCACTGCATCGACTGCGCGGCGTGCCACAACCTCGCCAACAGCGTGGAGTGCTCGGGGTGCACGAGCTCCGCGTTCCTGGTCCTGTGCCGGGACCTCACCGAGTGCAACTACTGCTTCGGCTGCGTCGGGATCTCGCGCAAGGACTTCCACATCCTGAACGAGAAGCACGACCGCTCGACCTACTTCAAGCTGGTCGCGGATCTGTCCGCCGCGCTCCGCATCGCGAGGCCATGAGGGCGGTCGTCCAGCGCGTCCGCGGGGCGCGCGTCCTCGTCGACGGTGTCGAGGTCGGCGGCATCGGCGACGGGCTGCTCGTGTACCTCGGGATCGGGTGCGGCGACACGGACGCGGATCTCGGCACCCTCGCCGAGAAGATCGCCGGGCTGCGCGTCTTTCGCGATGGCGCCGGGGCGATGAACCTGTCGGTCGTCGACGTCGGCGGCCGCGCGCTCGTCGTCAGCCAGTTCACGCTCTACGGCGACGTGCGACGCGGCAAGCGCCCGTCGTTCGTCGCCGCCATGGAGCCGAAGTCGGCCGAGGAGATGTACGTGCGGTTCGTCTCTCGCCTCGAGGCGCTCGGCGTGCCCTGCGCGCGGGGCGCCTTCGGCGCGATGATGGACGTCCACTCCGTCAACGACGGCCCGGTCACGATCCTGATCGATTCGAAGAAGCTTTTCTGAGGCCCACGGCAGAGGAGGTCATCATGCAGTACAACGCGACCCCGTTCCCGATCGACCCCGGCATCGGCCCCACGACGACCGACGCGAGCATGTGGCTCGAAAAGCAGAGCGAGAGCGTGCGGCGCGTGACGCGGATCGACGCGCGCGGCCGCCTCGTGCAGGAGCCGGTCGTCGAGGACGGCGCGTGGGTGGATCCCACGGCGCGCCTCATCGGCGGCATGATCATCGGCGCGGGCTGCTACCTCGGCCCGTTCGCCGTGATCCGGCTCGACGAGAAGCCGACGCCCGAGCCGCTGGTCATCGGCCCCGGCTCCAACGTCCAGGACTGCGCCGTGATCCACTCGACGACGCAGCGGATCGGCAGCCGCGTCATCGTCGCGCACCAGGCGATCGTGCACGGCGCGATTGTAGAGGACGACGTGACGATCTACATCCAGGCGGTCGTCGACGGCGGCGGGGCGGTCATCGGCCGCGGCGCGTTCCTGCACCAGGGGTGCTACGTCGGCAAGGGCGTGCGCGTGCCGCCGGGGCGCTACGTCGGGCCGGGCCGGAAGATCCTCACGCAGGCCGAGGCCGACGCGCTCGGGCCCGTGCCCGAGGCGCTCCTCCACGTCCGCGAGCACGTCCTCGAGTCGAACGACGCCCACGTGCGCCGCTACCTCTCGTTGCGGTCGGCCGGCGAATGACCGTCGCGGTGACAGGGGCGTCGGGCCACGTCGGCGGCAATCTGGTGCGGGCGCTCCTGGCCCAGGGCCGCGAGGTGCGCGTCCTCGCGCGCCAGGATCACCGCGCGTTCGCCGGGCTCGAGGTCGAGATCGTAGACGGCGACCTGTTCGACGAAGACTCCCTGGCGCGGCTTCTGGACGGCGCCGAGACCGTGTTCCATCTGGCGGCGCGAATCTCCATCGTCGGGCCCGAGGGGGGGCTCGTGGAGCGGACCAACGTCCTCGGCGCGCGCAACGTCGCCGCCGCCTGCCTCGCCGCCGGGGTCAAGCGGCTCGTGCACGCGAGCTCGATCCACGCGTTCTCCACCCACCCCAACAGCGAAGTCATCGACGAAACCCGGGCCTTGGCCCTGGATCGCCGGCACCTGGCCTACGACCGCTCCAAGGCCCGCGGCACCCTCGAAGTCCTCGCGGCGGTGGAGCGCGGCCTCGACGCCGTGATCGTCCACCCGAGCGGCGTCATCGGCCCCAACGACTTCAAGGTCTCGCGCATGGGCGCGGTGATCCTGGACCTGGTCCACCGCCGACTGCCCGCGCTCATCGACGGCGGCTACAACTGGGTCGACGTCCGCGACGTCGTCGACGGGATGCTCGCCGCAGAAAAGAACGGCCGCCGGGGCGAGCGCTACCTGCTCACGGGGCGATGGGCACACGTCGTCGAGCTGGCGGCCCTCGTCACCAAGTTCACCGGAAGGCCCACGCCGCGCTTCAGGACACCCTTGTGGCTCGCGATGCCGGCCTCGTACGGCAGCCTGCTCTGGGGTCGGGTCACGCGCACGACGCCCAAGTTCACGCCCGGGGCGGTGCGCGCGGTGGCCATGCACCGCTACGTCAGCCACCTGAAGGCCACCGAAGAGCTCGGCTACAACCCGCGCCCGCTCGAGGCGACGATCCGCGATACCTTGGCCTGGTTCGCGGAGGCCGGAATGATCGAGGCGTAGCTCACATCGCCTCCGGCGCGGGCACGCCGAGGAGGTCGAGGCCGCGGGCGAGGCCGATGCGCGCCGCGTCGACGAGCGCGAGGCGGGCTTTCCGGATCGCGGGATCCTCGCACAGCACGCGCAGGTTCCTTTCCGCGTTGCCCGCCTGCTGGTACCGGTTCCACGCCCGCGCCACCTCGTAGACCGCCCGCGCGAGACGGGACGGCTCGAGATCCTCGGCCGCCGCGACGACCGCGGCCGGGAGGCGGGCGAGCTCCTTGACGAGCGCGGCCTCCTCGATCGCCGCGAGGAGCGACCAGTCGACGTCGGCCGGGTCGGGCGCGCCCCCGCCCTTGCGCAGGATGGAGCAGCAGCGGGCGTGCGCGTACTGGACGCAGATGCCCGTGAACCCCTTGGTGTTCAGGATCTCCTCCCAGTCGAAGGTGTAGTCCGACGTCCTGAGGTTCTTGAGGTCGCCGAACACGATGCCGCCCACGCCGACCTGCTCGGCCACGGCGTCGATCTCCGCGACCCGCTCGTCGCTCGCCTCGCGCATCTTCGCGAGCGCGCGATCGCGGGCCTCGTCGAGCGCGTCGGTGAGGAAGACGACGTTCCCCTTGCGCGTGCTCATGCCCTGGATGCGGCCGAAGTGGGCGTGCGTCATCCGGTCGGCCCAGGCGTGCCCCATCGCCAGGAGCGCGCGCTTGAGCTGCCCGAAGTGGAGCTTCTGTTCCACGCCGACGACGTAGATCGATTTCGCGAACGCGAACCGCGCGAACCTGTCCCGCGCCGCCGCGACGTCCCGCGTCGCGTACAGCGTGGCGCCGTCGCTCTTGCGCAGCATCATCGGCGGCTCGCCCTCGGCGTACGGCATGTCCACCACGAGCGCGCCCTGATCCTCGCGCGTCCCCACCGTGCGCCGGATCTCCTCGATGACGGCGTCCATCCCCTCGCGGTACCGGCTCTCGCCCTCGATGAACTCGAACGAGACGCCGAGCCTGTCGTACACGCGCTGGAACTCCCTGAGGCTCAGCTCACGGAACGTCCGCCACAGCTCGAGCGCCGCGGGATCGCCGTCCTCCTGCGCCTTGAACATCGCGCGCGCCGCGGCGTCGAACGCGGGATCCTCGGCGGCCATGCGGCTCGCGGAGACGTAGAGCTCGAGCAGGTACGGGATCCCCTCGGCCTCGAGCCGTGCCCGATCGCCGGACCGCCGGAACGCCTCCGCCAGGAGTCCGAACGTCTTGCCCCAGTCGCCGAGGAAGTTCACCCCCGCGACGCGGTAGCCGAGCGCCCGGTGGATCCGGGCGAGGGCGTTGCCGATCATCGTCGAGCGCAGGTGGTGGAAGCCGAGCGGCTTGGCGATGTTGGGCGACGAGTAGTCGATCACGACGTACCCGCCCGCGCCGAGCTCCGAGCCCGCGAAGCGCTCGCCGAGCGCCCGGATCTCCGGGGCCACGCTCGCGAAAAGGTGCGCGGTCGAGATGTGCGCGTTGACGTACGGCCCCACGGCCTCGATCGCCGCGAACATCGGGGACGGCTCGATCTTCGCCGCCGCCGCCGCCGCGATCTGCGCCGGGGACTGCCTGAGCCGCTTCGCGAACGGGAAGCACGGCAGCGACAGATCGCCGCGCTCCTCCTCGGGCGTCTTCAGGTGGGCACGGATCTCGGCCTCGTCGATCCCGACCGCCCGCGCGACGGCCGCGGTGAACGCGTTTTCGTATCTCCTCATGGGTGCGCGATTTCCGTTCGGGCGGGGATCAGAACTCGACGACCGCCGCGGCGCCGCCCATCCCGGGGCCGACCACCGGCGCGAACGAGACCTGCGCGTCCGCCGCCGGTTCCGCGCTCTCGCCCTTGTTCTTCTTGACGATGCGGATGGTGCCCCACGTCGCGCCGGCGGCCGCGATCACGGCGCCCACGATGCCGACGACGTCCGCGACGACCGCCTTCTTGTGGGCATCGTCCTGTGCGGCCGGATCGGCGTCCGGGTCCGACGGCTGCGCGTTCTTCGCCAGGCTGCCGAGCACGCCCCAGCCGACCGCGACGCCCACGACGCCCACTCCCGCGACGACCCACGGGACCACGTCGAGCGCCTCGATCTTCTTGCCCGTGTCGGGCTCGCCCTCGCCTTCCCCCTCTCCCTCGCCCTCGGGCTTCTCGGCCGCGACCACCGGCGGCGGGCCCGCATGGCCCGGCTCGAGTGTCACCTCGACCGGGACCGACTGTCCGGCGGTCACGGCGACCGACATCTTGAAGTCCTCGAAGCCCTTCTTCGAAACCTGGATCTTGTGCGTGCCCGGGTCGAGCTTGGTCAGCCCGACGGTCGGGGTCTTGGCGACCTCCTTGCCGTCGACGTAGACGGTCGCGTTCGCCTCTTCGCACTTGATCTCGATCCCCGTCTTTTCGAGGCGCTCCTGCAGGATCGCGAGCTTGTTGAGCAGCGTCGTGCGCTCCGAGTTGTTCGGATCCGCGTCGAGGTACTTCTTGAGGAAGTCGACCGCCTTGACGAGATCGCCGAGCTTCTCCCAGGCCTGGCCGATGTTGTAGAGGAGCAGGGGGCGCGGATCGAGCCGGTACGCCTCCTCGAACTCGGCGATCGCCTTCTCGTAGCGCCCCTGGGTATAGTAGTCCTGCCCGGCGAGGTAGTGCTGCCGGGCATCGGCGAAAGCCGCCGTCCCGGCGAGCAGGACCGCCGCCGCCACGATGACGCAAACTCGTTTCATGCCGTATCTCCCCTACCCGGCCGCAGTGGAGCCTCGCTCCAAGACGGAGTGTCGTTACTCAAGGTGTAGTGTTATTTATGGAACGTGGAAAGAAGAAAACAATTCTGCACCGAACGGCGGCTCGCGGCGTTCGTGATCGCCCTGTTCGCCTCGTCGTGCGGCCTGCGCTGCGGCGAGGGGCGGGTTCCCGAGCGCGAGATCGTCCCCGTGCCCGAGAGGATCCCGGCGCCGCCGGCGATCTCCTGCGTGGACGGCGCCCGCGCCCTTCGGGACGTCGAGAGGCTCGTCGCGCTCGGCCCGAGACCGCCGGGCGGCCCGGGCGCCGAGGCGGCGCGGCAGCTCATCCTCGGCGAGCTGAGGCGGGCCGGGCTCGAGCCGAGGCGCCGCGACTTCACGGCCCACACGCCGCACCCGGAGCTCGGGAAGGTCGAGCTCGCCAACATCACGGCCGACGTCGCCGGACCGGGCGGGACGGTGATCGTCGGCGGACACTACGACCTCAAGCTGCTGCCCGGCGTGGAGTTCGTCGGCGCCAACGACGGCGGCTCGTCCACCGCCGTGCTGCTCGAGATCGCGCGGTGCCTCGCCGCGCGCGGCTCCCCCGCGAGGGTGCGGCTCGCGTTCTTCGACGGCGAGGAGGCGCTCGTGAGCTGGAGCGACGCGGACGGCCTGTACGGCTCCAAGCGCATGGCCGCGGATCTCGCCGGCTCGCCCGATCGCGCCTCGGTCGCGGCGATGGTGAACGTCGACATGGTGGGCGACCGGGATCTCTCGTTCTTTCGCGAGACGCTCTCCACGCAGTGGGTCCTCTCCGCGCTCGAAAGGTCCGCCGAGCGTCTCGGGCACGCCGCGCTGTTCGGCGGCCCGCGCGCGGCCGTCGAGGACGATCACCTGCCGTTCCTCCGGATCGGCGTGCCGGCCGCGGACCTCATCGACCTCGAGTACGGCCCCGGCCCCGGCTCGAACGACTACTGGCACACGGCCGCGGACACCCCGGACAAGCTCTCGGCGGCGAGCCTCGCCGCGGCGGCGCGGATCGTCATAGGCGCGCTCGAGGAGCTGTCGGGGGGCGAGCCCGCCGCGCCGTCACCTTGAGCCGGTCCGCACCGCGAGCCTTGTTCATTTTGCGGCGATAAGGCAATGTATGGTAGGGCATGGTCCCGAGGGACGTCATGGCGCGCGGCAAGATTTCGACGACTATCTACATCACGGAGGAGCAGGACCGGCAGCTCAAGGAGCTCAGCCGGCGCACCAACGTGCCGGTGGCCGTCTACGTTCGCGAGGGAATCGACATCGTCATCCGGCAGCACGGCGACGTGCTCCCCGGGCAGCTCTCCCTGCTGAAGCCCCGCGGGGAGTGAGCGCCACCTTGCCACCCCGGAGCGTCCGATGAGGCTCCGCCCGCAGACCGGCCTCGCGGTGATCGCGGCGTGCGCGGCCGCGTGCTCGCCCGAGCTCGGTGCCGCGATCGGCGACGCTCCTCCGACCGCGCTCGAGTGCCCGGAGCCTGAGGCGCCGGACGCGGGGCCCGGGGACGCCGGCGCATCGGCGGAAGGCTCGGTCGTGATCATCAGCGTCGACGGCCTGCGCGCCGACGCGGTGACCGCCGCACCGGCGGACGCGCTGATCGATTTCGCGTGCCGCGGCTCCTACTCCCTCTCAGCACGCACCATCCTGCCCGCGCTCACGCTCCCGGCCCACGCGTCGATGGTTTCGGGGTACGAGCCCGAGCAGCACGGGCTCCTGCACGACTCCATGAGGGAGGACACCTGCATCGAGGTGCCCACGGTGTTCGGCCTCGCCGAGGAGGCAGGGCTCGAGACGGTGATCGTCGTCGGCAAGGAGAAGCTCGTGCAGCTCGCGCCGCCGGGTTCCTGCGACTATTTCGAATGGGTCACCGGCGGGGACGCCGCGGTCGTCGACGCCGCGATCGCTGCCGCCGCGGGGGGCTTCGACGTCCTGTTCGTCCACCTCCCGTCGGTCGACTGGGTGGGGCACTCGTCGGGGTGGATGTCCGACGACTACCTCGCGCAGGTGCGCGCGGCGGACGCGGAGGTCGCGCGGCTCGTGGACGCGCTGCCCGCCGGGGCGACCGTGATCGTCACCGCGGACCACGGCGGCCACGACTCGACCCACGGCGACGACGTCGCGACCGACACGATGATACCGTGGATCGTCGCGGGGCCGGGCGTCCGCGAGCGGCACGTGATCGGTGCGCCCGTCTCGGTCATGGACACCGCCGCGACGGCCGCGTTCGTCGCGGGGTTCGCGCTCGAGCCGGACGCGATCGGCCGCCCGGTCGAGGAGGCGTTCGGGGAGTAGCGCGGCGCGTCACCAGAGGGCGCGGGCCAGCGCGTCGATCGCGGACGTGTAGGCGCCGACGAGATGCGCCCCGAAGAACACGTGCTCGAGCGCGCCGAGCGCCAGGAACGGGCCGAACGGCACGCGAGCCTTGCGGAAGCGCACGGGCTGCTCGTCCTCGTCGCCGTCGCCGCGCTCCTCTTCGAACACCGGCTCGGGCTCGTTCGCCCGCCTTCTCAGGACGACGATGATCGCGCCGACGATCAGCCCCTGGAGCGCGCCGGCGAACAGGGCGAACACGCCGCCCTGGAAGCCGACGAACGCGCCTATCATCGCGAGCAGCTTCGCGTCGCCCTCGCCCATGCCGGGCCTGCCCGTGAGCAGGCGGTACCCCTCGATGAAGACGAGCCGGATGAGCGCGTAGCCGGCAAACGCCGCGACGAGCGGTTCCATCCAGCCGAGCGGCAGCACGAAGGCGTTGGCCGCGATCCCGACCGCGATCCCGGGCAGCGCGATCGCGTCCGGAATGAGGTAGCAGTCGGCGTCGATCATCGCCGCGGTCACGAGCGCGAAGACGAAGCCGAACCACACGAAGAACTCGGCCGCGGCCTGCTGGAACGACGCGGGCTCGCCGGCCAGCGTCAGCCGCGCCACGCTGACCGCGAGCAGCGCCATCGCGAGCTCCACGAGCGCGTACCGCGGCGAGAAGCGGGCCTTGCAGTCGCGGCACCGGCCCCGGAGCACGAGGTAGGAGAGGATCGGGACGTTGTCGTAGAACCGGATGGGCTCGCCGCACGCCATGCAGTGCGATCCGGGGCGGACGACGGACAGCTCGCGCGGCCACCGGACGATCACGACGTTCGCGAACGATCCCCAGAGCGCGCCGAAGACGCCCGCGAAGAGCTGCCACTGCCACGGCGCGATCATGTCGAAGGGCGGCTGCACGGGCGCAGTCTACCACGGCGGCGCGGTTGGGCGTATTCTCCGGCTCATGCCGCGCATCAAGATCGAGGAGCACGCCCGCTACCCGTTCTCGACCGAGCTCGAGGTCCGCGTCGCGGATCTGAACTACGGCGCGCACTTGGGCTACGAGCGGCTCCTCTCCCTGGCGCACCAG
It contains:
- a CDS encoding alpha/beta hydrolase; this translates as MSLKIRRALPWAAALVLAAACVPKAPTRTVRPDVPVAPWTERTVPSQRGTAEYRYLHLDGPAPGAPLLLLLPGGFYDARIYLNTAAFAERFEVIALDWPDGGAAYTGHVGDYGEIAADFLDALGVSKVHLAGVSMGTYAAIELASRKKGIEVEALALFSTVMFGIDEDEVSRRERRSRMALRLDPDRLRGLVEHGVERADYEEAPGLPQRAIFWVRPYSYYRQIFGMTLNQGAARQATREIACPTLVVHGTEDEVMPVEWARLTASVFQDAEYVEEEGGMHSMIYSRGEKIARLVLDFFARRVPPSPD
- a CDS encoding AgmX/PglI C-terminal domain-containing protein, which encodes MSGSKFRKVIVIALATSCLAACGGASSKAAAAGDGSGAAGDDGAPAGDADDAVQVEGLLGDIPQDDVQRILARKNDAVAECYQRALDVLEQIEGRVELVLDVGADGSVAAAHLRNGSLGSADAEACIVALAKRLAFPKPRGGSHASIVYPLTLEEPYDHPAPVDWSGPESKAVVEANAADVERCLAGATGVQLTVYVRSGGAVVSAGATADEVEAADEAACLAEAAGRWTFPDPGAKTAKAIIAF
- a CDS encoding caib/baif family protein; translated protein: MTPTMDPREFRKRLDELVRAFEADPANVKGHGLKDCQRCSSCVFCEGCVRCHKCSYCKGCEGSTNLTHCIDCAACHNLANSVECSGCTSSAFLVLCRDLTECNYCFGCVGISRKDFHILNEKHDRSTYFKLVADLSAALRIARP
- the dtd gene encoding D-aminoacyl-tRNA deacylase yields the protein MRAVVQRVRGARVLVDGVEVGGIGDGLLVYLGIGCGDTDADLGTLAEKIAGLRVFRDGAGAMNLSVVDVGGRALVVSQFTLYGDVRRGKRPSFVAAMEPKSAEEMYVRFVSRLEALGVPCARGAFGAMMDVHSVNDGPVTILIDSKKLF
- a CDS encoding SDR family oxidoreductase; translated protein: MTVAVTGASGHVGGNLVRALLAQGREVRVLARQDHRAFAGLEVEIVDGDLFDEDSLARLLDGAETVFHLAARISIVGPEGGLVERTNVLGARNVAAACLAAGVKRLVHASSIHAFSTHPNSEVIDETRALALDRRHLAYDRSKARGTLEVLAAVERGLDAVIVHPSGVIGPNDFKVSRMGAVILDLVHRRLPALIDGGYNWVDVRDVVDGMLAAEKNGRRGERYLLTGRWAHVVELAALVTKFTGRPTPRFRTPLWLAMPASYGSLLWGRVTRTTPKFTPGAVRAVAMHRYVSHLKATEELGYNPRPLEATIRDTLAWFAEAGMIEA
- the argS gene encoding arginine--tRNA ligase → MRRYENAFTAAVARAVGIDEAEIRAHLKTPEEERGDLSLPCFPFAKRLRQSPAQIAAAAAAKIEPSPMFAAIEAVGPYVNAHISTAHLFASVAPEIRALGERFAGSELGAGGYVVIDYSSPNIAKPLGFHHLRSTMIGNALARIHRALGYRVAGVNFLGDWGKTFGLLAEAFRRSGDRARLEAEGIPYLLELYVSASRMAAEDPAFDAAARAMFKAQEDGDPAALELWRTFRELSLREFQRVYDRLGVSFEFIEGESRYREGMDAVIEEIRRTVGTREDQGALVVDMPYAEGEPPMMLRKSDGATLYATRDVAAARDRFARFAFAKSIYVVGVEQKLHFGQLKRALLAMGHAWADRMTHAHFGRIQGMSTRKGNVVFLTDALDEARDRALAKMREASDERVAEIDAVAEQVGVGGIVFGDLKNLRTSDYTFDWEEILNTKGFTGICVQYAHARCCSILRKGGGAPDPADVDWSLLAAIEEAALVKELARLPAAVVAAAEDLEPSRLARAVYEVARAWNRYQQAGNAERNLRVLCEDPAIRKARLALVDAARIGLARGLDLLGVPAPEAM
- a CDS encoding PEGA domain-containing protein; the protein is MKRVCVIVAAAVLLAGTAAFADARQHYLAGQDYYTQGRYEKAIAEFEEAYRLDPRPLLLYNIGQAWEKLGDLVKAVDFLKKYLDADPNNSERTTLLNKLAILQERLEKTGIEIKCEEANATVYVDGKEVAKTPTVGLTKLDPGTHKIQVSKKGFEDFKMSVAVTAGQSVPVEVTLEPGHAGPPPVVAAEKPEGEGEGEGEGEPDTGKKIEALDVVPWVVAGVGVVGVAVGWGVLGSLAKNAQPSDPDADPAAQDDAHKKAVVADVVGIVGAVIAAAGATWGTIRIVKKNKGESAEPAADAQVSFAPVVGPGMGGAAAVVEF